In Archocentrus centrarchus isolate MPI-CPG fArcCen1 chromosome 1, fArcCen1, whole genome shotgun sequence, the following proteins share a genomic window:
- the papss1 gene encoding bifunctional 3'-phosphoadenosine 5'-phosphosulfate synthase 1 isoform X1: protein METLGNSNKKQKLTNAAESWGMQRATNVTYQAHHVSRNKRGQVVGTRGGFRGCTVWLTGLSGAGKTTVSMALEEYLVCHGIPCYTLDGDNIRQGLNKNLGFSPEDREENIRRIAEVARLFADAGLVCIASFISPYSRDRVNARKIHEAAGLPFFEVFVDAPLDVCEQRDVKGLYKRARAGEITGFTGIDSEYEKPEAPELVLKTDSCSVNECIQQLVDLLQERDIVPVDASYEVKELYVQENKLDLAKADAETLPAVQIGKVDMQWVQVLAEGWATPLNGFMREREFLQCLHFDCLLDGGVINLSVPVVLPVSTADKERLDGVTAMALVYEGRRVAILRNPEFYEHRKEERCARQWGTTCKDHPYIKMVMESGDWLVGGDLQVLDRIYWNDGLDQYRLTPTELKQKFKEMNADAVFAFQLRNPVHNGHALLMQDTHKRLIERGYRRPVLLLHPLGGWTKDDDVPLPWRMKQHAAVLEEGVLNPESTIVAIFPSPMMYAGPTEVQWHCRARMVAGANFYIVGRDPAGMPHPATGKDLYEPTHGAKVLTMAPGLITLEIVPFKVAAYNKVKRAMDFYDPKNHQDYDFISGTRMRKMAREGENPPDGFMAPKAWAVLKEYYKSLEKA, encoded by the exons ATGGAGACTCTCGGCAACTCGAACAAGAAACAGAAGCTAACCAACGCTGCCGAGAGCTgg GGAATGCAACGGGCAACTAATGTCACCTATCAAGCTCATCATGTTAGCCGAAACAAGCGCGGGCAGGTTGTGGGCACAAGAGGAGGCTTTAGAGGATGCACTGTTTGGCTGACTG GTTTGTCTGGTGCAGGGAAGACCACAGTGAGCATGGCCCTGGAGGAGTACCTTGTGTGTCATGGTATCCCTTGCTACACCCTTGATGGGGACAACATCCGTCAGGGGCTGAACAAAAATCTGGGGTTCAGCCCAGAGGACCGTGAAGAGAACATTAGACGTATTGCAGAAGTGGCCCGGCTTTTTGCTGATGCAGGGCTCGTCTGCATTGCCAGTTTCATCTCCCCCTACAGCAGG GATCGCGTCAATGCTAGAAAGATCCATGAGGCTGCTGGGCTACCGTTCTTTGAGGTGTTTGTGGACGCCCCACTGGATGTGTGTGAGCAGAGGGATGTGAAGGGGCTGTACAAGAGAGCCAGAGCAGGGGAGATAACAG GTTTTACTGGCATTGACTCAGAGTATGAGAAGCCAGAGGCACCAGAGCTGGTGCTGAAGACTGACTCCTGCAGCGTGAACGAATGCATACAGCAGCTGGTTGACCTTCTTCAGGAGCGG GATATAGTTCCTGTTGATGCTTCCTATGAAGTCAAAGAGCTGTATGTTCAAGAGAACAAACTGGACCTGGCCAAGGCCGATGCAGAAACACTTCCTGCTGTACAGATTGGGAAG GTAGACATGCAGTGGGTGCAGGTGCTGGCTGAAGGCTGGGCCACTCCTCTCAATGGTttcatgagagagagagaatttttGCAGTGTCTTCATTTTGACTGCCTGTTGGATG GTGGTGTGATCAACCTCTCCGTGCCTGTCGTGCTGCCGGTATCAACTGCGGATAAAGAGCGTTTGGATGGTGTGACAGCTATGGCCTTGGTCTATGAGGGTAGGCGCGTGGCCATCCTGCGCAACCCTGAGTTTTACGAACATCGAAAAGAAGAGCGCTGTGCTCGGCAGTGGGGAACCACCTGTAAGGACCACCCTTACATCAAG ATGGTGATGGAAAGCGGGGACTGGCTGGTTGGTGGTGACCTGCAGGTTCTGGACAGGATCTATTGGAATGATGGCCTAGACCAGTACCGACTGACACCCACTGAGCTCAAACAGAAGTTTAAAGAAATGAATGCGG aTGCTGTATTTGCCTTTCAGCTTCGCAATCCTGTCCACAACGGGCACGCTCTCTTGATGCAGGACACCCACAAGCGTCTGATCGAGCGAGGCTACCGCCGGCCCGTTCTGCTGCTCCACCCACTGGGAGGTTGGACCAAAGATGATGACGTGCCGCTGCCTTGGAGAATGAAGCAGCATGCTGCTGTGTTAGAAGAGGGTGTCCTGAATCCAGAATCTACCATTGTTGCTATTTTTCCCTCACCCATGATGTATGCAGGGCCAACTGAG GTTCAGTGGCATTGCAGAGCACGAATGGTGGCCGGCGCCAATTTCTACATTGTGGGCCGTGACCCTGCAGGCATGCCTCACCCTGCTACAGGAAAGGACCTGTATGAGCCCACTCACGGAGCCAAGGTGCTCACCATGGCTCCAGGCCTCATCACCCTTGAGATTGTACCATTTAAGGTTGCTGCTTACAACAAGGTCAAAAGAGCAATGGATTTTTATGATCCTAAAAA CCATCAAGATTATGATTTCATCTCGGGCACACGCATGCGTAAGATGGCTCGCGAGGGAGAGAACCCTCCTGACGGCTTCATGGCGCCCAAAGCCTGGGCCGTGTTGAAAGAGTACTACAAGTCGCTGGAGAAGGCCTAA
- the papss1 gene encoding bifunctional 3'-phosphoadenosine 5'-phosphosulfate synthase 1 isoform X2, whose translation METLGNSNKKQKLTNAAESWGMQRATNVTYQAHHVSRNKRGQVVGTRGGFRGCTVWLTGLSGAGKTTVSMALEEYLVCHGIPCYTLDGDNIRQGLNKNLGFSPEDREENIRRIAEVARLFADAGLVCIASFISPYSRDRVNARKIHEAAGLPFFEVFVDAPLDVCEQRDVKGLYKRARAGEITGFTGIDSEYEKPEAPELVLKTDSCSVNECIQQLVDLLQERDIVPVDASYEVKELYVQENKLDLAKADAETLPAVQIGKVDMQWVQVLAEGWATPLNGFMREREFLQCLHFDCLLDGGVINLSVPVVLPVSTADKERLDGVTAMALVYEGRRVAILRNPEFYEHRKEERCARQWGTTCKDHPYIKMVMESGDWLVGGDLQVLDRIYWNDGLDQYRLTPTELKQKFKEMNADAVFAFQLRNPVHNGHALLMQDTHKRLIERGYRRPVLLLHPLGGWTKDDDVPLPWRMKQHAAVLEEGVLNPESTIVAIFPSPMMYAGPTEVQWHCRARMVAGANFYIVGRDPAGMPHPATGKDLYEPTHGAKVLTMAPGLITLEIVPFKVAAYNKVKRAMDFYDPKNLMQPPPSGCATLAVFSQQC comes from the exons ATGGAGACTCTCGGCAACTCGAACAAGAAACAGAAGCTAACCAACGCTGCCGAGAGCTgg GGAATGCAACGGGCAACTAATGTCACCTATCAAGCTCATCATGTTAGCCGAAACAAGCGCGGGCAGGTTGTGGGCACAAGAGGAGGCTTTAGAGGATGCACTGTTTGGCTGACTG GTTTGTCTGGTGCAGGGAAGACCACAGTGAGCATGGCCCTGGAGGAGTACCTTGTGTGTCATGGTATCCCTTGCTACACCCTTGATGGGGACAACATCCGTCAGGGGCTGAACAAAAATCTGGGGTTCAGCCCAGAGGACCGTGAAGAGAACATTAGACGTATTGCAGAAGTGGCCCGGCTTTTTGCTGATGCAGGGCTCGTCTGCATTGCCAGTTTCATCTCCCCCTACAGCAGG GATCGCGTCAATGCTAGAAAGATCCATGAGGCTGCTGGGCTACCGTTCTTTGAGGTGTTTGTGGACGCCCCACTGGATGTGTGTGAGCAGAGGGATGTGAAGGGGCTGTACAAGAGAGCCAGAGCAGGGGAGATAACAG GTTTTACTGGCATTGACTCAGAGTATGAGAAGCCAGAGGCACCAGAGCTGGTGCTGAAGACTGACTCCTGCAGCGTGAACGAATGCATACAGCAGCTGGTTGACCTTCTTCAGGAGCGG GATATAGTTCCTGTTGATGCTTCCTATGAAGTCAAAGAGCTGTATGTTCAAGAGAACAAACTGGACCTGGCCAAGGCCGATGCAGAAACACTTCCTGCTGTACAGATTGGGAAG GTAGACATGCAGTGGGTGCAGGTGCTGGCTGAAGGCTGGGCCACTCCTCTCAATGGTttcatgagagagagagaatttttGCAGTGTCTTCATTTTGACTGCCTGTTGGATG GTGGTGTGATCAACCTCTCCGTGCCTGTCGTGCTGCCGGTATCAACTGCGGATAAAGAGCGTTTGGATGGTGTGACAGCTATGGCCTTGGTCTATGAGGGTAGGCGCGTGGCCATCCTGCGCAACCCTGAGTTTTACGAACATCGAAAAGAAGAGCGCTGTGCTCGGCAGTGGGGAACCACCTGTAAGGACCACCCTTACATCAAG ATGGTGATGGAAAGCGGGGACTGGCTGGTTGGTGGTGACCTGCAGGTTCTGGACAGGATCTATTGGAATGATGGCCTAGACCAGTACCGACTGACACCCACTGAGCTCAAACAGAAGTTTAAAGAAATGAATGCGG aTGCTGTATTTGCCTTTCAGCTTCGCAATCCTGTCCACAACGGGCACGCTCTCTTGATGCAGGACACCCACAAGCGTCTGATCGAGCGAGGCTACCGCCGGCCCGTTCTGCTGCTCCACCCACTGGGAGGTTGGACCAAAGATGATGACGTGCCGCTGCCTTGGAGAATGAAGCAGCATGCTGCTGTGTTAGAAGAGGGTGTCCTGAATCCAGAATCTACCATTGTTGCTATTTTTCCCTCACCCATGATGTATGCAGGGCCAACTGAG GTTCAGTGGCATTGCAGAGCACGAATGGTGGCCGGCGCCAATTTCTACATTGTGGGCCGTGACCCTGCAGGCATGCCTCACCCTGCTACAGGAAAGGACCTGTATGAGCCCACTCACGGAGCCAAGGTGCTCACCATGGCTCCAGGCCTCATCACCCTTGAGATTGTACCATTTAAGGTTGCTGCTTACAACAAGGTCAAAAGAGCAATGGATTTTTATGATCCTAAAAA TTTGATGCAGCCTCCTCCATCAGGTTGTGCAACTTTGGCTGTGTTCAGTCAGCAATGTTAA